A genomic window from Castor canadensis chromosome 18, mCasCan1.hap1v2, whole genome shotgun sequence includes:
- the Comt gene encoding catechol O-methyltransferase, with the protein MLGAPPLLLAAILLGLLLLAFLLSLRYWGWGLLAVFWFEFVQQPIYNLIMGNTKEQRILQHVQQHAKCGDPQSVLEAIDTYCSQKEWAMNVGDKKGQIMDAVIQEYSPSLVLELGAYCGYSAVRMARLLLPGARLITMEINPDFAAITQQMIEFAGLQDKVTILVGASQDLIPQLKKKNDVNTLDMVFLDHWKERYLPDTLLLEKCGLLRKGTVLLADNVIVPGTPEFLEYVRGSSNFECTHYSAYLEYMKVMDGMEKAIYMGPGSPGQP; encoded by the exons ATGCTGGGAGCCCCGCCCCTGCTGTTGGCAGCAATCTTACTGGGCCTCCTGCTGCTGGCCTTCCTGCTGTCGCTGAGATACTGGGGCTGGGGTTTGTTAGCTGTCTTCTGGTTCGAGTTCGTGCAGCAGCCGATCTACAACCTGATCATGGGTAACACCAAGGAACAGCGCATCCTACAGCACGTGCAGCAGCATGCAAAGTGTGGAGACCCCCAGAGCGTGCTGGAGGCCATCGACACTTACTGCTCGCAGAAGGAATGGGCCATGAACGTGGGAGACAAGAAAG GCCAGATCATGGACGCAGTGATTCAGGAGTACAGCCCTTCCCTGGTGCTGGAGCTGGGGGCTTACTGCGGCTACTCGGCAGTGCGCATGGCCCGCCTGCTGCTGCCCGGAGCAAGGCTGATCACGATGGAGATCAACCCTGACTTTGCTGCCATCACCCAGCAGATGATAGAATTTGCAGGCCTGCAGGACAAG GTCACCATCCTGGTTGGGGCCTCCCAAGACCTCATCCCCCAGCTGAAGAAGAAGAATGATGTAAACACGCTGGACATGGTCTTCCTTGACCACTGGAAGGAACGCTACCTGCCAGACACGCTTCTGCTGGAG AAGTGTGGCCTGTTGCGGAAGGGGACAGTGCTCCTGGCTGATAATGTCATCGTCCCGGGAACGCCAGAGTTCTTGGAATATGTGCGCGGGAGCAGCAACTTTGAGTGCACACACTACAGCGCGTACCTGGAATACATGAAGGTGATGGATGGCATGGAGAAGGCCATCTACATGGGCCCGGGCAGCCCCGGGCAGCCTTGA